From the Helicobacter pylori genome, one window contains:
- a CDS encoding HsdR family type I site-specific deoxyribonuclease, with protein MHYETIAESNESTVVAEFHSSNEKKSAYESEAELERAFIALLQKQGYEFKKIHKEEELKDNLKEQLEKLNDHCFTPKEWDTLYFQFIANKNDDYKAKTRKIQEDPIFNLTLENGKTKNIKIIDKKNIHRNALQVIRQYSAKGKYENRYDVSVLVNGLPLVHVELKKRGVAIREAFNQIKRYKRDSFSAEDGLFEFVQIFVISNGTSSKYYSNTTRIAQKNHKADTFEFTNYWADSKNHNIEDLMDFAKAFFAKRSLLNVLTRYCVFTSEEVLLVMRPYQIVAAERILEKIKAAQNSKIYGKSQSGGYIWHTTGSGKTLTSFKSATLAKELEGVSKVLFVVDRKDLDYQTMKEYDKFQKDCANSNTSTKILKEQLENPNAKIIITTIQKLDKFVKSHKGHAIFNEEVVMIFDECHRSQLGSMHQAITKAFKKYHLFGFTGTPIFAQNCDKNNPLGTTEQKFGTCLHQYTIIDAIRDKNVLPFRVEYHNTIKAKEGIKDKEVRAVDEKNALLDSRRIKEIAKCILERFHQATKNKKFNSILACSGIEALKKYYQAFKEEKHNLKIATIFSYSTNEEIEALEDENNESASGLDKSSRDFLEGAIADYNGMFKTSFDTSDQKFQSYYKDLSQKMKEREIDLLLVANMFLTGFDATRLNTLWVDKNLKYHGLIQAFSRTNRILDSVKTHGNIVCFRDLEQDLNDALMLFGKKDARSIALLRKYEDYLKGYTDNNKEYEGYEGLIGRLLAEFPLKEPIISESQKKDFIKLFGKILKLENILNSFENFNKDDHINPRDFQDYQSKYLDFYDEMRPEKGRDKEEINDDLIFEIELIKQVEVNIDYILTLIEKYAKEPDLEIQGVKTQIEPILNSSIELRNKKDLIMGFIDKYNKDEEVHEYFQNYIHQKREEEFQNIIEENRLNEEKAYSFMQLAFSGGEINFSGTKFPEIIEEKVSRFDKNSRYQEVKERVAASLSRFFHRFCDLTSAIFKKNGVKKDEVNEK; from the coding sequence ATGCATTACGAAACGATCGCAGAAAGCAATGAAAGCACGGTAGTAGCGGAATTTCATAGCAGTAATGAAAAGAAAAGCGCTTATGAGAGCGAAGCAGAGCTAGAAAGAGCGTTTATCGCGCTTTTACAAAAACAAGGCTATGAATTTAAAAAAATCCACAAAGAAGAAGAATTAAAAGACAATTTAAAAGAGCAGTTAGAAAAGCTTAATGATCATTGTTTCACGCCTAAAGAATGGGACACTCTTTATTTTCAATTCATCGCTAATAAAAACGATGACTATAAGGCTAAAACGAGAAAAATCCAAGAAGATCCGATTTTTAATCTCACGCTAGAGAACGGGAAAACCAAAAACATTAAAATCATTGATAAGAAAAATATCCATAGAAACGCCTTGCAAGTGATCCGCCAATACAGCGCTAAAGGGAAGTATGAGAACCGCTATGATGTGAGTGTCCTTGTGAATGGCTTGCCTTTAGTGCATGTGGAATTGAAAAAAAGAGGCGTGGCGATCAGAGAGGCGTTCAATCAGATCAAGCGTTATAAAAGGGATAGTTTTAGCGCTGAAGACGGGCTTTTTGAGTTTGTGCAGATTTTTGTTATCAGTAACGGCACGAGTAGTAAATATTATTCAAACACCACAAGAATAGCCCAAAAAAACCATAAAGCCGATACTTTTGAATTCACGAATTATTGGGCGGACAGCAAGAATCATAATATTGAGGATTTAATGGATTTTGCTAAGGCGTTTTTTGCAAAGCGCAGCCTTTTGAACGTTTTAACGCGCTATTGCGTTTTCACGAGCGAAGAGGTTTTATTGGTGATGCGGCCTTATCAAATCGTGGCGGCAGAAAGGATTTTAGAAAAAATCAAAGCCGCGCAAAATAGTAAAATTTATGGGAAAAGCCAGAGCGGAGGCTATATCTGGCACACGACAGGGAGCGGTAAAACCTTAACGAGCTTTAAAAGCGCAACATTGGCTAAAGAATTAGAAGGCGTTTCAAAGGTTTTGTTTGTGGTGGACAGGAAGGATTTGGACTATCAAACCATGAAAGAATACGATAAATTCCAAAAAGATTGCGCTAATTCCAACACAAGCACCAAAATTTTAAAAGAACAGCTTGAAAACCCTAACGCTAAAATCATTATCACCACGATCCAAAAATTAGACAAATTCGTTAAATCCCATAAAGGGCATGCGATTTTTAATGAAGAAGTGGTGATGATTTTTGATGAATGCCACAGGAGTCAGTTAGGCTCCATGCATCAAGCCATCACTAAAGCGTTTAAAAAATACCACCTTTTTGGCTTTACTGGCACGCCCATTTTCGCACAAAATTGCGATAAAAACAACCCATTAGGCACGACAGAGCAAAAATTTGGGACATGCCTCCACCAATACACCATTATTGATGCGATCAGGGATAAAAACGTTTTGCCCTTTAGAGTGGAATACCACAACACCATTAAAGCTAAAGAGGGTATTAAAGATAAAGAGGTTAGAGCGGTTGATGAAAAAAACGCGCTTTTAGATAGTAGGAGGATCAAAGAAATCGCTAAATGCATTTTAGAGCGTTTCCATCAAGCCACTAAAAATAAAAAATTCAATTCCATTCTGGCATGCTCTGGTATAGAAGCGCTGAAAAAATATTACCAAGCCTTTAAAGAAGAAAAACACAACCTTAAAATCGCTACCATTTTCAGTTATAGCACTAATGAAGAAATTGAAGCGCTAGAAGATGAAAACAATGAAAGCGCTAGTGGGCTAGACAAAAGCTCAAGGGATTTTTTAGAGGGCGCGATTGCGGATTATAACGGGATGTTTAAAACTTCTTTTGACACTTCGGATCAAAAATTCCAAAGCTATTATAAGGATCTTTCTCAAAAAATGAAAGAGCGTGAAATCGATCTTTTACTGGTGGCAAACATGTTCCTTACCGGGTTTGACGCTACAAGGCTTAACACCCTTTGGGTGGATAAAAACTTGAAATACCATGGGCTAATTCAGGCCTTTTCACGCACGAATCGCATTTTAGACAGCGTTAAAACGCATGGGAATATCGTGTGTTTCAGGGATTTAGAGCAGGATTTGAATGACGCGCTCATGCTTTTTGGCAAGAAGGACGCTAGGTCTATTGCGCTATTAAGAAAATATGAAGATTATTTGAAAGGCTACACAGATAACAATAAGGAATACGAGGGCTATGAGGGTTTGATTGGAAGGCTTTTAGCCGAGTTTCCCCTAAAAGAGCCGATCATTTCAGAAAGCCAGAAAAAGGATTTTATTAAGCTTTTTGGCAAGATTTTGAAATTGGAAAATATTTTAAACAGCTTTGAAAATTTTAACAAAGACGATCACATCAACCCAAGGGATTTTCAAGACTATCAAAGCAAATACCTTGATTTTTACGATGAAATGAGACCAGAAAAAGGGAGAGATAAAGAAGAGATTAACGACGATTTGATCTTTGAAATTGAACTCATCAAGCAAGTGGAAGTCAATATTGACTACATTTTGACTTTGATTGAAAAATACGCTAAAGAGCCTGATCTAGAAATTCAAGGCGTTAAAACCCAAATAGAGCCAATCCTTAACTCCAGCATAGAATTAAGGAATAAAAAAGATTTGATCATGGGTTTCATTGACAAATACAACAAAGATGAAGAAGTCCATGAATATTTTCAAAACTATATCCACCAAAAAAGAGAAGAGGAATTCCAAAATATCATAGAAGAAAACCGCTTGAATGAAGAAAAAGCCTATTCGTTCATGCAGCTTGCCTTTAGTGGGGGTGAAATTAATTTCAGTGGGACAAAATTTCCTGAAATCATTGAAGAAAAAGTCTCTAGGTTTGACAAAAATTCGCGCTATCAAGAGGTGAAAGAAAGAGTCGCTGCAAGCCTTTCTCGCTTTTTCCACCGCTTTTGTGATCTCACTAGCGCTATATTTAAGAAAAATGGGGTTAAAAAAGATGAGGTGAATGAAAAATAG
- a CDS encoding phosphatase PAP2 family protein — MVFDRTISVREKKAAKTLGIIGIVFFILFGIVISGVAFQKEWVQQLDLFFIDLIRNPAPIQGSVWLSFVFFSTWFAQSKLTTPIALLIGLWFGFQKRIALGVWFFFSILLGEFTLKSLKLLVARPRPVTNGELVFAHGFSFPSGHALASALFYGSLALLLCYSNANARIKTIIAVVLLFWIFLMAYDRVYLGVHYPSDVLGGFLLGIAWSCCSLALYLGFLKRPYKAA, encoded by the coding sequence ATGGTATTTGACAGAACAATCAGCGTAAGAGAAAAAAAAGCGGCTAAAACGCTTGGGATTATTGGGATCGTCTTTTTTATTTTGTTTGGCATCGTAATAAGCGGGGTGGCTTTTCAAAAAGAGTGGGTGCAACAATTGGATTTATTTTTTATAGACTTGATCCGCAATCCTGCCCCCATTCAAGGGAGCGTGTGGCTTTCTTTCGTGTTTTTTAGCACATGGTTTGCGCAAAGCAAGCTCACCACCCCTATAGCCTTACTCATTGGCTTGTGGTTTGGGTTTCAAAAACGCATCGCTTTGGGGGTGTGGTTTTTCTTTAGCATCTTATTAGGTGAATTCACCTTAAAATCCCTTAAGCTTTTAGTGGCGCGCCCACGGCCTGTAACCAATGGCGAATTGGTTTTCGCGCATGGCTTTAGTTTCCCCAGCGGGCATGCTTTAGCTTCAGCGCTTTTTTATGGCTCTTTGGCGTTGCTGTTATGCTATTCTAACGCAAATGCTCGCATTAAAACGATTATTGCTGTGGTTTTGCTTTTTTGGATTTTTTTAATGGCGTATGACAGGGTTTATTTAGGGGTGCATTACCCTAGCGATGTTTTAGGAGGGTTTTTATTAGGGATTGCTTGGTCGTGCTGCTCTTTAGCGCTTTATTTAGGGTTTTTGAAACGCCCTTATAAAGCCGCTTGA
- a CDS encoding restriction endonuclease subunit S — MHKIERLLQTLVPKGVEFRKLGEVINIFKGKQLNKELLLDYGEYPVMNGGIHASGYWNEYNTDCPKIIISQGGASAGYVNYMTSKFWAGAHCYAIELNSEKLNYKFLYYFLKNSQTILMKSQFGAGIPALNKADIETLTIPIPPLEIQQEIVKILDAFTELNTELNARKKQYQYYQNMLLDFNGINSNHKDAKMSAKPYPKRLKTLLQTLAPKGVEFRKLGEVCDFQKGKSITKKAVTFGKVPVISGGRQPAYYHNEANRSGETIAISSSGVYAGYVSYWDIPVFLADSFSVSPKQKTLMPKYLFHYLTTQQDAIHATKSAGGIPHVYSKDLQNFLIPIPPLEIQQEIVKILDQFSLLTTDLLAGIPAEIKARKKQYEYYREKLLAFKPLTPLNNKELA, encoded by the coding sequence ATGCATAAAATAGAGCGACTGCTCCAAACTCTAGTGCCTAAGGGGGTGGAGTTTAGGAAGTTGGGGGAGGTCATAAATATTTTTAAAGGAAAACAACTTAATAAAGAGCTTCTTTTGGATTATGGAGAATATCCTGTCATGAATGGAGGAATTCATGCTTCTGGTTATTGGAATGAATATAATACAGATTGTCCAAAGATTATCATAAGTCAGGGCGGTGCTTCTGCCGGTTATGTAAATTACATGACTTCAAAATTTTGGGCGGGTGCTCATTGTTATGCGATTGAATTAAATTCAGAAAAACTCAATTATAAATTTTTATATTATTTTTTAAAAAATTCTCAAACCATTCTTATGAAATCTCAATTTGGTGCTGGTATCCCCGCACTCAATAAAGCAGATATTGAAACTTTAACCATCCCCATCCCACCCCTAGAGATCCAACAAGAGATCGTTAAGATTTTGGACGCTTTCACAGAATTAAACACAGAATTAAACGCGCGAAAAAAGCAATACCAGTATTACCAAAACATGCTTTTAGACTTCAATGGCATTAATTCAAACCACAAAGACGCCAAAATGAGCGCCAAACCCTACCCTAAACGCTTGAAAACCTTACTCCAAACTCTAGCGCCTAAGGGGGTGGAGTTTAGGAAGTTGGGGGAGGTGTGTGATTTTCAAAAAGGAAAATCAATAACAAAAAAAGCCGTAACTTTTGGAAAAGTCCCCGTTATTTCGGGGGGAAGACAACCCGCTTATTATCACAATGAGGCAAATCGTAGCGGAGAAACAATAGCGATTTCTTCATCTGGAGTGTATGCTGGCTATGTTAGTTATTGGGATATTCCTGTTTTTCTTGCTGACTCTTTTTCTGTTTCACCAAAACAAAAAACCCTAATGCCTAAATATCTTTTTCACTACCTTACAACGCAACAAGATGCAATCCATGCAACAAAAAGCGCAGGGGGAATTCCTCATGTTTATAGCAAAGACTTACAAAATTTTTTAATCCCCATCCCACCCCTAGAGATCCAACAAGAGATCGTTAAGATTTTGGATCAATTTTCACTTTTAACCACCGATTTATTAGCCGGTATCCCCGCTGAAATAAAAGCCAGAAAAAAACAATACGAATATTACCGAGAAAAACTATTGGCCTTCAAACCCCTAACCCCACTAAATAACAAAGAGCTTGCGTAA
- a CDS encoding ABC-F family ATP-binding cassette domain-containing protein, with amino-acid sequence MLQTINLTQRYATKKLFENVNIKLDKNKRYGLIGANGAGKSTFLKILSKSIDCSSGEVIITSGMKMGVLGQDQYAFEDLSLKDAVLIGNKRLYDAIKEKERLYTEGDLSDDKVNARLGELETICVEEDPMYECEVAIEKILEDLGIPSSKHNDLMKTLPSSDKFKILLAQVLFPKPDILLLDEPTNNLDLNAIEWLENNLKRHEGTMVVISHDRHFLNAVCTHILDLDFHSVREFSGNYDDWYIASTLIAKQQEAERNKKLKEKEELEKFIARFSANASKAKQATSRQKQLDKLDIQSLAVSSRRDPSIIFKPKRTIGNEALECENISKSYDGQMVLNQVSLKVMPKDKIALIGPNGVGKSTLCKILVEELKPDKGVVKWGATVSKGYFPQNVSEEISGEETLYQWLFNFNKKIESAEVRNALGRMLFNGEEQEKCVNALSGGEKHRMVLSKLMLEGGNFLVLDEPTNHLDLEAIIALGEALFKFDGAVICISHDRELIDAYANRIIELVPGPKGASIIDFKGSYEEYLASKK; translated from the coding sequence ATGCTGCAAACCATCAACTTAACGCAACGCTATGCGACTAAAAAATTGTTTGAAAATGTGAATATCAAGTTGGATAAAAACAAACGCTACGGGCTGATTGGGGCTAATGGGGCAGGAAAGTCCACTTTTTTAAAGATTTTAAGCAAGAGCATTGATTGCAGCAGTGGGGAAGTCATCATCACAAGCGGCATGAAAATGGGGGTTTTAGGGCAGGATCAATACGCTTTTGAAGATTTGAGCCTTAAAGATGCGGTTTTGATAGGCAATAAGCGTTTGTATGACGCTATCAAAGAAAAAGAGCGCTTATATACCGAAGGCGATTTGAGCGATGATAAAGTGAATGCGAGACTAGGGGAGTTAGAAACCATTTGCGTGGAAGAAGATCCCATGTATGAATGCGAAGTGGCGATTGAAAAAATCCTAGAAGATTTAGGCATTCCTAGCTCTAAACACAACGATTTGATGAAAACCTTGCCAAGCAGCGATAAATTTAAAATCCTTCTCGCTCAAGTCTTATTCCCTAAACCGGATATTTTGCTGTTAGATGAGCCTACGAACAACCTGGATTTAAACGCCATTGAATGGTTAGAAAACAACCTCAAACGCCATGAAGGCACGATGGTAGTCATTAGCCATGACAGGCATTTTTTAAATGCGGTATGCACGCATATTTTGGATTTGGATTTCCACAGCGTGCGCGAATTTAGCGGGAATTATGACGATTGGTATATCGCTTCCACTCTGATCGCTAAACAGCAAGAAGCCGAACGCAATAAAAAACTCAAAGAAAAAGAAGAGCTAGAAAAATTTATCGCGCGCTTTAGCGCTAACGCTTCTAAAGCCAAGCAAGCCACCAGCCGCCAAAAACAATTGGATAAATTAGACATTCAAAGTTTAGCGGTATCTAGTAGGAGGGATCCTAGCATTATTTTTAAACCCAAACGCACCATTGGGAATGAAGCCTTAGAATGCGAAAATATCTCTAAAAGTTATGATGGGCAAATGGTTTTAAATCAAGTGAGCTTGAAAGTGATGCCTAAAGATAAAATCGCCCTCATAGGGCCAAACGGCGTGGGTAAATCCACGCTTTGTAAAATTTTAGTAGAAGAATTAAAGCCGGATAAGGGCGTGGTGAAATGGGGAGCGACCGTTTCAAAAGGCTATTTCCCTCAAAACGTGAGCGAAGAAATTAGCGGGGAAGAGACCTTGTATCAATGGCTTTTTAATTTCAATAAAAAGATTGAAAGCGCAGAGGTGAGAAACGCTTTAGGGAGGATGCTTTTTAATGGCGAAGAGCAAGAAAAATGCGTGAACGCTTTAAGCGGGGGCGAAAAACACCGAATGGTTTTATCCAAGCTCATGCTAGAGGGGGGGAATTTCTTAGTCTTAGATGAGCCAACCAACCACCTGGATTTAGAAGCCATTATCGCGCTAGGTGAAGCGCTCTTTAAATTTGATGGCGCAGTGATTTGCATAAGCCATGACAGAGAGCTTATTGATGCGTATGCTAACCGGATTATTGAATTAGTCCCAGGCCCTAAAGGCGCTTCAATCATTGATTTTAAAGGCAGTTATGAAGAGTATTTAGCGAGCAAAAAATGA
- the thiM gene encoding hydroxyethylthiazole kinase, with protein MLKELRQKRPLVHNITNYVVAQFVANGLLALGASPLMSDAIAEMPDLAKISDALAINIGTLNERTILCAKEAIKRYKALDKPIVLDPVGCSASALRYDTSLELLESEGVSALRGNAAELGSLVGISCESKGLDSNISATPIEIVKRAAQKYSVIAVMTGKIDYVSDGEKVLSITGGSEYLTAITGAGCLHAAACASFLSLKKDPLDSMAQLCAFYKQAAFSAQKKALENNGSNGSFLFYFLDALSLPIELENSLIKEVL; from the coding sequence ATGTTAAAGGAATTACGCCAAAAACGCCCCTTAGTGCATAACATCACCAATTATGTGGTGGCGCAATTTGTGGCTAATGGTTTGTTAGCCTTAGGGGCATCGCCTTTAATGAGCGATGCGATCGCTGAAATGCCCGATTTAGCAAAAATTTCTGACGCGCTCGCTATTAATATTGGCACCCTCAATGAACGCACCATTTTATGCGCTAAAGAGGCGATCAAACGTTACAAGGCTTTGGATAAACCCATCGTGTTGGATCCTGTGGGGTGTTCAGCGAGTGCTCTGCGCTATGACACAAGTTTAGAGCTTTTAGAAAGCGAAGGGGTTAGCGCGCTTAGGGGTAATGCCGCCGAATTAGGCTCTTTAGTGGGTATTTCTTGCGAAAGTAAGGGGTTAGATTCCAACATTTCCGCCACGCCTATAGAAATTGTCAAACGAGCGGCTCAAAAGTATTCTGTGATAGCCGTAATGACGGGCAAAATAGATTACGTGAGCGATGGGGAAAAAGTTTTGAGTATTACTGGGGGGAGCGAATATTTAACTGCAATTACAGGGGCTGGGTGTTTGCATGCAGCGGCATGCGCGAGTTTTTTGAGTTTGAAAAAAGACCCCTTAGATTCTATGGCGCAACTTTGCGCTTTCTATAAACAAGCCGCTTTCAGTGCGCAAAAAAAAGCGTTAGAAAATAACGGCTCCAATGGTTCGTTCTTGTTTTATTTTTTAGACGCTCTAAGCTTGCCTATAGAGTTAGAAAATAGCCTTATTAAGGAAGTATTGTGA